A part of Leptotrichia trevisanii DSM 22070 genomic DNA contains:
- a CDS encoding tetratricopeptide repeat protein: MKKLLVFVIILANLVFGVQGFSRMDSKEFEKIMEKVSKEYDRGNNQKALSMLKENIRKNPSDITLKVMLGILYDDMGRKNESEKELNEAIEMQKKYPFIADDGGKYDIRLMIGTIYMFAEKYEKALKWIKEVDDKNFEKLNVVDYLTGRLNYELGNVEEAKKILLKSYVKDEDGSSEQILGQIYYDEGNQKEAMKWFLAADKKNNFNAQASLGFVYFELGDKVKALQWLRKALGEAKKAKEEEQVKEIQNIIKEVESSN; encoded by the coding sequence ATGAAAAAATTATTAGTTTTTGTAATAATTCTAGCTAATTTAGTTTTTGGAGTGCAGGGATTTTCACGAATGGATTCTAAGGAATTTGAAAAAATAATGGAGAAAGTGTCGAAAGAATATGATAGAGGTAATAATCAGAAGGCATTGTCAATGTTAAAAGAAAATATACGAAAAAATCCGTCTGATATTACACTAAAAGTCATGTTGGGAATATTGTATGATGATATGGGCAGAAAGAATGAGAGTGAAAAAGAGTTAAATGAAGCGATAGAGATGCAGAAGAAATATCCTTTTATAGCAGATGATGGGGGAAAATACGATATAAGGCTGATGATTGGAACAATTTATATGTTTGCAGAAAAATATGAAAAAGCATTAAAATGGATAAAGGAAGTTGATGATAAAAATTTTGAAAAATTAAATGTTGTAGATTATTTGACGGGACGGCTAAATTATGAATTAGGAAATGTGGAAGAAGCAAAAAAAATTTTGTTAAAATCATATGTTAAAGATGAAGATGGTTCATCAGAACAAATATTAGGACAAATTTATTATGATGAAGGAAATCAGAAGGAAGCGATGAAATGGTTTTTGGCAGCTGATAAAAAAAATAATTTTAATGCACAGGCAAGTTTAGGATTTGTTTATTTTGAGTTAGGTGACAAGGTAAAAGCGTTACAATGGCTGAGAAAAGCGTTAGGAGAAGCAAAAAAAGCAAAAGAGGAAGAGCAAGTTAAGGAAATACAGAATATTATTAAAGAAGTCGAAAGCAGTAACTAA
- a CDS encoding tetratricopeptide repeat protein, with product MKKYLTLLLVIANLGLGVQGFSAMTKEEKTKLEKQIDDAYEKEDEKKLISLITKYVNEFPNNADYLNKLGVLYSNKDNYAEAEKLYLRAIDNGNYLAISNLAYNYFEKEEYDKAIKYYKEYQKIANRNEDYFWIAASYEGLGDYKSAKEWFLKVTKFEKDGSSENRLGSIFDNEGNQKEAMKWYLVSIQKGNLWAYDNLAVLYIQLKDYENAEKLVKRGLELAKKENNADAKKDLEETLEIIRKEK from the coding sequence ATGAAAAAATATTTGACTTTATTGTTAGTAATTGCAAATTTAGGATTAGGGGTTCAAGGTTTTTCGGCGATGACAAAAGAGGAAAAAACAAAGTTGGAAAAGCAGATAGATGATGCTTATGAAAAGGAGGATGAAAAAAAATTAATATCTTTAATTACAAAATATGTGAATGAATTTCCAAATAATGCTGATTACTTGAATAAATTGGGAGTTTTATATAGTAATAAAGATAACTATGCAGAAGCTGAAAAGCTATATTTAAGAGCCATAGATAATGGAAATTATCTTGCAATTTCAAATTTGGCGTATAATTATTTTGAAAAGGAAGAATATGACAAAGCGATAAAATATTACAAGGAATATCAGAAGATAGCAAATAGAAATGAAGATTATTTTTGGATTGCAGCTTCGTATGAAGGGTTAGGAGATTATAAAAGTGCGAAAGAATGGTTTTTGAAAGTAACAAAATTTGAAAAAGATGGTTCTTCGGAAAATAGATTAGGGTCAATTTTTGATAACGAAGGGAATCAGAAGGAAGCGATGAAGTGGTATTTGGTCTCTATTCAAAAAGGTAATTTGTGGGCATATGATAATTTGGCAGTTTTATACATTCAACTGAAAGATTATGAGAATGCCGAAAAATTAGTGAAAAGAGGACTGGAGTTAGCTAAAAAGGAAAATAATGCAGATGCAAAAAAAGATTTAGAGGAAACACTTGAGATAATTAGGAAAGAAAAATAG